The following proteins come from a genomic window of Kitasatospora sp. NBC_01246:
- a CDS encoding glycoside hydrolase family 65 protein — translation MTGLDNFAVDPWQITEQGLDLGAMARAESVFALSNGHIGLRANLDEGEPHGLPGTYLNGVFELRPLPYGEGGYGYPESSQSVINVTNGKIIRLLVDDEPFDLRYGELLSHRRWLDFRTGLLRREAEWTSPAGRTIKVHSTRLVSLTQRAIAAVEYTVEAVDGPVRIVLQSELVANEQLPGGAESDPRASAVLEAPLLAEAHHAGGTKAVLVHRTRYSGIRVAAGMDHIIDGPDRLDTVAEAEADNCRISVTTLLEPGEKLRLVKFMSYGWSATRSLPAVRDQVEAALTAARYTGWDGLVTEQAGFLEEFWETSDIEVEGDVELQQAVRFAVFHVLQAGARSEERAIPAKGLTGPGYDGHSFWDTETFVLPVLTYCLPSAVNQALRWRHTTLPLARERAVQLGLAGAVFPWRTIRGEECSGYWPAGTAAFHIGADIAAAVSRYVRATGDVEFEREYGLELLVETARMWRSLGHHDAAGNFRIEGVTGPDEYSAVADNNVFTNLMAQSNLRAAAEAAARHPHEAAALGVDTEETAAWRDAAAAMFVPYDENLGVHPQADGFTDHQVWDFEHTPAQNYPLLLHYPYFDLYRKQVVKQADLVLAMQVRGDAFTDEQKARNFAYYERLTVRDSSLSACTQAVIAAEVGQLDLAFDYTAEAALMDLHDLGGNTGDGLHMASLAGACIALVAGFGGLRDHGEALSFRPRLPPGLMRLSFSLMVRGQLLGVRITHAGTTYTLRRGEVIHLRHDGEGVQVKVGSPVTLPTTVPPAQERCSQPPGREPARRQPQAGVIGGTLGPGPEHLAAE, via the coding sequence ATGACCGGGCTGGACAACTTCGCCGTCGATCCCTGGCAGATCACCGAACAGGGCCTCGACCTGGGTGCGATGGCCCGCGCCGAGTCCGTCTTCGCGCTCTCCAACGGCCACATCGGCCTGCGCGCCAACCTGGACGAGGGCGAGCCGCACGGCCTGCCCGGCACCTATCTGAACGGCGTCTTCGAGCTGCGGCCGCTGCCGTACGGCGAGGGCGGCTACGGCTACCCGGAGTCCAGCCAGAGCGTCATCAACGTGACCAACGGCAAGATCATCCGGCTGCTGGTGGACGACGAGCCCTTCGACCTGCGCTACGGCGAACTGCTCAGCCACCGGCGCTGGTTGGACTTCCGGACCGGGCTGCTGCGGCGCGAGGCGGAGTGGACCTCCCCGGCCGGTCGGACCATCAAGGTGCACTCGACCCGGCTGGTCTCCCTCACCCAGCGGGCGATCGCCGCCGTGGAGTACACCGTGGAGGCGGTGGACGGTCCGGTCCGGATCGTCCTGCAGTCGGAGCTGGTCGCCAACGAGCAGCTGCCCGGCGGCGCCGAGAGCGACCCGCGGGCCTCCGCCGTGCTGGAGGCGCCGCTGCTCGCCGAGGCGCACCACGCGGGCGGCACCAAGGCCGTCCTGGTGCACCGGACCCGCTACAGCGGCATCCGGGTCGCGGCCGGGATGGACCACATCATCGACGGCCCGGACCGGCTGGACACCGTCGCCGAGGCCGAGGCGGACAACTGCCGGATCAGTGTCACCACCCTGCTCGAACCGGGCGAGAAGCTGCGGCTGGTGAAGTTCATGTCCTACGGCTGGTCCGCGACCCGCTCGCTGCCCGCCGTGCGGGACCAGGTGGAGGCCGCGCTGACCGCGGCCCGGTACACCGGCTGGGACGGCCTGGTGACCGAGCAGGCCGGGTTCCTGGAGGAGTTCTGGGAGACCAGCGACATCGAGGTCGAGGGCGACGTCGAGCTCCAGCAGGCCGTCCGGTTCGCCGTCTTCCACGTCCTCCAGGCCGGTGCCCGCAGCGAGGAACGGGCCATCCCCGCCAAGGGGCTGACCGGCCCGGGCTACGACGGGCACAGCTTCTGGGACACCGAGACCTTCGTCCTGCCGGTGCTCACCTACTGCCTGCCGAGCGCCGTCAACCAGGCGCTGCGCTGGCGGCACACCACGCTGCCGCTGGCCCGCGAGCGCGCGGTCCAACTCGGCCTCGCCGGAGCGGTGTTCCCCTGGCGGACGATCCGCGGCGAGGAGTGCTCCGGCTACTGGCCGGCCGGCACGGCGGCGTTCCACATCGGCGCGGACATCGCGGCCGCCGTCTCCCGCTACGTGCGCGCCACCGGGGACGTCGAGTTCGAGCGCGAGTACGGGCTGGAGCTGCTGGTCGAGACCGCCCGGATGTGGCGCTCGCTCGGCCACCACGACGCGGCCGGCAACTTCCGCATCGAGGGCGTCACCGGCCCGGACGAGTACAGCGCCGTCGCCGACAACAACGTGTTCACCAACCTGATGGCGCAGAGCAACCTGCGCGCCGCCGCCGAGGCCGCCGCCCGGCACCCGCACGAGGCGGCCGCGCTCGGGGTGGACACCGAGGAGACCGCCGCCTGGCGGGACGCCGCCGCCGCGATGTTCGTCCCCTACGACGAGAACCTCGGCGTCCACCCGCAGGCCGACGGCTTCACCGACCACCAGGTCTGGGACTTCGAGCACACCCCGGCGCAGAACTACCCGTTGCTGCTGCACTATCCGTACTTCGACCTGTACCGCAAGCAGGTGGTCAAGCAGGCCGACCTGGTGCTCGCCATGCAGGTGCGCGGGGATGCGTTCACCGACGAGCAGAAGGCCCGCAACTTCGCCTACTACGAGCGGCTGACCGTCCGCGACTCCTCACTGTCCGCCTGCACCCAGGCGGTGATCGCGGCCGAGGTCGGACAGTTGGACCTCGCGTTCGACTACACCGCCGAAGCCGCCCTGATGGACCTGCACGACCTCGGAGGCAACACCGGCGACGGTCTGCACATGGCCTCGCTGGCCGGGGCCTGCATCGCCCTGGTGGCCGGGTTCGGCGGGTTGCGGGACCACGGCGAGGCACTCTCCTTCCGGCCCCGGCTGCCACCCGGGCTGATGCGGCTGAGCTTCTCGCTGATGGTGCGCGGCCAGCTGCTCGGGGTGCGGATCACCCACGCGGGCACGACGTACACGCTGCGCCGCGGCGAGGTGATCCACCTGCGCCACGACGGCGAGGGGGTGCAGGTGAAGGTCGGGTCGCCGGTCACCCTGCCGACCACCGTGCCGCCCGCCCAGGAGCGGTGCAGCCAGCCGCCGGGCCGCGAGCCGGCCCGGCGCCAGCCGCAGGCCGGGGTGATCGGCGGCACCCTGGGCCCCGGGCCGGAGCACCTCGCGGCCGAGTGA
- a CDS encoding tyrosine-protein phosphatase, with protein sequence MTDDLPDREPDLPSAFLDIPGVRNFRDAGGVGALRTGVLYRSGSFHNLTPEGAQRLKDLGLRTVIDLRSPFELATWPDLRFGLDHEALSLPTLPANREDIDRPWPEDQAELYPFMAETAGPSLVAAIRRLGTPGGVPAVVHCAVGKDRTGLTIAVVQSLLGASEAELMADFLLSNAGLGLLDGPTPYLDETGTERVSRPISAPLLASSLSWIRARHGSVTDYLRAHGTTDEELTALRTNLSA encoded by the coding sequence ATGACCGACGACCTGCCGGACCGTGAACCCGACCTGCCGTCCGCGTTCCTCGACATCCCCGGTGTGCGCAACTTCCGCGACGCCGGGGGCGTCGGCGCCCTGCGCACGGGCGTGCTCTACCGCTCCGGCTCCTTCCACAACCTCACGCCGGAGGGCGCCCAGCGGCTCAAGGACCTCGGCCTGCGCACCGTGATCGACCTGCGCAGCCCCTTCGAGCTGGCGACCTGGCCCGACCTGCGGTTCGGGCTCGACCACGAGGCGCTCAGCCTCCCCACCCTCCCGGCCAACCGCGAGGACATCGACCGTCCGTGGCCCGAGGACCAGGCCGAGCTCTACCCCTTCATGGCCGAGACCGCCGGCCCCTCGCTGGTCGCCGCGATCCGCCGGCTCGGTACCCCCGGCGGCGTACCGGCCGTCGTGCACTGCGCCGTCGGCAAGGACCGCACCGGTCTGACCATCGCGGTCGTGCAGTCCCTGCTGGGCGCCTCCGAGGCCGAGCTGATGGCCGACTTCCTGCTCTCCAACGCCGGCCTCGGCCTGCTCGACGGCCCGACCCCCTACCTCGACGAGACCGGCACCGAACGCGTCTCCCGCCCGATCTCCGCCCCGCTCCTGGCCTCGTCCCTCAGCTGGATCCGGGCCCGGCACGGCTCCGTCACCGACTACCTGCGCGCCCACGGCACCACCGACGAGGAGCTGACCGCCCTCCGGACCAACCTCTCGGCCTGA
- a CDS encoding VOC family protein — protein sequence MPEVTAPYAPGTPCWIDLMASDQQAALDFYRDLFGWQGEVGPPEFGGYAVCALNGKPVAGIMAQMAPEGQPLPPVGWTTYLASDDADAAARSVAESGGTILYPVMDVGTVGRMLVAADPTGGVFGVWQKVDFIGAGVVNEPGALVWNELNTTDTDAAGAFYQRALGLSPAALESVEGYYSLSVGDRSVGGMQRLPDYLPPGTPPHWLTYFSVDDTDSTVDALVRGGGSVLQPPFDMAAGRMAVVQDPQGAVFAVIASPTAP from the coding sequence ATGCCCGAAGTGACCGCTCCGTACGCGCCCGGCACCCCGTGCTGGATCGACCTGATGGCGAGCGACCAGCAGGCCGCCCTCGACTTCTACCGCGACCTGTTCGGCTGGCAGGGGGAGGTCGGCCCGCCCGAGTTCGGCGGCTACGCCGTATGCGCGCTGAACGGGAAGCCGGTGGCCGGGATCATGGCGCAGATGGCGCCCGAGGGCCAGCCCCTCCCGCCCGTCGGCTGGACCACCTACCTGGCCTCGGACGACGCCGACGCCGCCGCCCGGTCCGTCGCCGAGAGCGGCGGCACGATCCTGTACCCGGTGATGGACGTCGGCACCGTCGGCCGGATGCTGGTCGCGGCGGACCCGACCGGCGGGGTGTTCGGCGTCTGGCAGAAGGTCGACTTCATCGGCGCGGGCGTCGTGAACGAGCCCGGCGCGCTGGTCTGGAACGAGCTCAACACCACCGACACCGACGCGGCCGGGGCGTTCTACCAGCGGGCGCTGGGCCTGAGCCCGGCCGCCCTGGAGAGCGTGGAGGGGTACTACTCGCTGAGTGTCGGCGACCGCTCGGTGGGCGGCATGCAGCGGCTCCCGGACTACCTGCCGCCCGGCACGCCCCCGCACTGGCTGACCTACTTCTCGGTGGACGACACCGACTCCACCGTGGACGCCCTGGTCCGGGGCGGCGGTTCGGTGCTCCAGCCGCCGTTCGACATGGCGGCCGGGCGGATGGCCGTCGTCCAGGACCCGCAGGGCGCCGTCTTCGCAGTGATCGCCTCGCCCACCGCGCCGTAG
- a CDS encoding HAD family hydrolase — MLGLPDDIRAFLFDLDGVLTQTAKVHAAAWKDTFDAFLRAEAARTGGQFVPFDAVTDYDTHVDGRPRLDGTRAFLHSRGIDLPEGTDADPPGARTVHGVSLAKNETVLRMIREQGVQPYDGSVAYVRRLRGLGLPAAVVSSSANCRDVLRAAGIEELFEVVVDGVVAKRDGLPGKPAPDTYLAAARALGVEPAHAAVFEDALAGVASGRAGGFGTVVGVDRTGQADELRRHGATVVVADLAELLEGGAA; from the coding sequence ATGCTGGGGCTTCCGGACGACATCCGCGCTTTCCTCTTCGACCTCGACGGGGTGCTCACTCAGACCGCCAAGGTGCACGCGGCGGCCTGGAAGGACACCTTCGACGCCTTCCTGCGCGCCGAAGCGGCCCGCACCGGTGGGCAGTTCGTCCCCTTCGACGCCGTGACCGACTACGACACCCACGTCGACGGCCGCCCGAGACTCGACGGCACCCGGGCCTTCCTGCACAGCCGGGGCATCGACCTCCCCGAGGGCACCGACGCCGACCCGCCCGGGGCCCGCACCGTGCACGGCGTCAGCCTGGCCAAGAACGAGACCGTGCTGCGGATGATCCGCGAGCAGGGCGTCCAGCCGTACGACGGTTCGGTCGCCTACGTGCGGCGGCTGCGCGGGCTCGGGCTGCCCGCCGCGGTGGTCTCCTCCAGCGCCAACTGCCGGGACGTGCTGCGCGCCGCCGGCATCGAGGAGCTGTTCGAGGTGGTCGTGGACGGCGTGGTGGCGAAGCGGGACGGCCTGCCGGGCAAGCCCGCGCCGGACACCTACCTGGCCGCCGCCCGGGCCCTGGGCGTCGAGCCCGCGCACGCCGCGGTCTTCGAGGACGCGCTCGCCGGGGTCGCCTCCGGCCGGGCCGGCGGCTTCGGCACGGTGGTGGGCGTGGACCGCACCGGCCAGGCCGACGAACTGCGCCGCCACGGCGCCACCGTGGTCGTCGCCGACCTCGCCGAGCTGCTCGAAGGAGGTGCGGCATGA
- a CDS encoding SDR family oxidoreductase, whose amino-acid sequence MDSSLPPAAADRPEVLLVTGAGRGIGAATALLAGRRGYRVCVNYRADEAAATAVVDAVRAGGGTALAVRADVTRTAEVERLFATVDAELGPLTALVNNAGTLEKQCRLEEIDEDRLNRIWASNITGPFLCAKQAVRRMSTRYGGCGGAIVNVSSAASRLGSPNEYVDYAAAKGAVDSMTRGLALEVAAEGIRVNAVRPGLIHTDIHALGGEPGRVDRVAPGLPMRRGGRPEEVAEAILYLLSPAASYSTGTFLDVSGGR is encoded by the coding sequence ATGGACTCCTCCCTTCCTCCCGCCGCCGCCGACCGCCCCGAGGTCCTCCTGGTCACCGGTGCCGGGCGCGGCATCGGCGCGGCCACCGCCCTGCTGGCCGGACGGCGCGGCTACCGGGTCTGCGTCAACTACCGCGCCGACGAGGCCGCCGCCACCGCCGTGGTGGACGCCGTCCGGGCCGGGGGCGGTACCGCCCTCGCCGTCCGGGCCGACGTCACCCGGACCGCCGAGGTGGAGCGGCTGTTCGCCACCGTGGACGCCGAACTGGGCCCGCTCACCGCCCTGGTGAACAACGCCGGCACGCTGGAGAAGCAGTGCCGGCTGGAGGAGATCGACGAGGACCGGCTGAACCGGATCTGGGCCTCCAACATCACCGGCCCGTTCCTCTGCGCGAAGCAGGCCGTCCGCCGGATGTCCACCCGGTACGGCGGGTGCGGCGGCGCCATCGTCAACGTCTCCTCCGCCGCCTCCCGGCTCGGCTCGCCGAACGAGTACGTGGACTACGCGGCCGCCAAGGGCGCCGTCGACTCGATGACCCGCGGACTCGCCCTGGAGGTCGCCGCCGAGGGCATCCGGGTCAACGCCGTGCGCCCCGGCCTGATCCACACCGACATCCACGCCCTGGGCGGTGAGCCCGGCCGGGTGGACCGGGTCGCGCCCGGGCTGCCGATGCGGCGGGGCGGACGGCCGGAGGAGGTCGCCGAGGCGATCCTCTACCTGCTCTCCCCCGCCGCCTCGTACAGCACGGGCACCTTCCTGGACGTCTCCGGCGGCCGCTGA
- a CDS encoding nucleotidyltransferase domain-containing protein — translation MPPAPGTVLLAGVVGSTAYGFAHAGSDVDRLGLFAAPTEDFHGLHRPAESQVTTEPDTTLHEAAKWCRLALTCNPTASELVWLPADLYEVRSPLGEELIAIRGSFLSATAVRNSYLGYADQQFRKLLGRDTADPAGLRRAAKHARHLVRLTEQGVRLHETGENVVRLPDPERVRALGDRIAEHPAAAEPLLAAAAERFARPGALPPAPDPRPAEAWLRRVRAAHYTPPAQDAPLVRTPPVPAAR, via the coding sequence ATGCCCCCCGCACCCGGCACCGTCCTGCTCGCGGGCGTGGTCGGCTCGACCGCGTACGGCTTCGCGCACGCCGGCTCGGACGTCGACCGGCTCGGCCTGTTCGCCGCGCCGACCGAGGACTTCCACGGCCTGCACCGCCCGGCGGAGTCCCAGGTCACCACCGAGCCCGACACCACCCTGCACGAGGCCGCCAAGTGGTGCCGCCTGGCGCTCACCTGCAACCCGACCGCCTCCGAACTGGTCTGGCTGCCGGCGGACCTGTACGAAGTGCGCAGCCCGCTGGGCGAGGAGCTGATCGCGATCCGCGGCTCCTTCCTGAGCGCCACGGCCGTCCGGAACTCCTATCTCGGCTACGCCGACCAGCAGTTCCGCAAGCTGCTCGGCCGCGACACGGCGGACCCGGCCGGTCTCCGCCGGGCCGCCAAGCACGCCCGCCACCTGGTCCGGCTCACCGAGCAGGGCGTCCGGCTCCACGAGACGGGCGAGAACGTCGTCCGGCTGCCCGACCCGGAGCGGGTGCGCGCGCTCGGCGACCGCATCGCGGAACACCCTGCCGCCGCCGAGCCGCTGCTGGCCGCCGCCGCCGAACGCTTCGCCCGCCCCGGCGCCCTCCCCCCGGCGCCGGACCCGCGCCCGGCCGAGGCCTGGCTCCGCCGCGTCCGCGCCGCCCACTACACCCCGCCCGCCCAGGACGCCCCGCTCGTCCGCACCCCACCCGTCCCGGCCGCCCGCTGA
- a CDS encoding RICIN domain-containing protein, whose product MTDHVITDGLYRVRNVGSGLLLEVADGSRRSGAKVVLGAESGSEAQLWRFGAVHPGGALYHVENAASGKRLDVTGASPEDGVLIQQWSPNAFGAQEWLLEHHLDAPGTYTLTSFISGKPLTATTPGSPVEQREDDDSPAQWWRLERQG is encoded by the coding sequence GTGACTGACCACGTGATCACGGACGGCCTCTACCGGGTGCGCAACGTCGGCAGCGGGCTGCTGCTGGAGGTCGCCGACGGGAGCCGCCGCAGCGGTGCCAAGGTCGTCCTCGGAGCGGAGAGCGGCTCCGAGGCCCAGCTCTGGCGGTTCGGCGCCGTCCACCCGGGTGGCGCCCTGTACCACGTCGAGAACGCCGCCAGCGGGAAGCGCCTGGACGTCACCGGTGCCTCCCCGGAGGACGGCGTCCTGATCCAGCAGTGGTCGCCCAACGCCTTCGGGGCGCAGGAATGGCTCCTCGAACACCACCTCGACGCTCCGGGCACCTACACCCTGACCAGCTTCATCAGCGGCAAGCCGCTCACCGCCACCACCCCCGGCAGTCCGGTCGAACAGCGCGAGGACGACGACTCGCCCGCGCAGTGGTGGCGCCTGGAGCGCCAGGGGTAG
- a CDS encoding pyruvate dehydrogenase: MVEVLRQAGVERVYGVVGDSLNPVVDAIRRAEGISWVHVRNEEAGAFAAAAEAELSGRLAVCAGSCGPGNTHLIQGLYDAQRSGLPVLALASHIPSGQIGTGFFQETHPERVFTDCSSWCETVSTPAQLPRLLRIAIQHALGAHGVSVLAFPGDIAALPAAGPTGSSHFLTEQAVAAPPWDQVRALARALNGARKVTLFCGAGVRGAHAEVMAVAQALNAPVGHSLRGKEWIQFDNPFDVGMSGLLGYGACHEALHSADLVVLLGTDFPYDSFLPQARTVQVDHDATRLGRRTPLELAVHGDVSATLRAVLPLLEPRDDRAFLDELLDKHCRSLEDVVGAYTRDIEKHLPIHPEYVASVLDEVAADDAVFTVDTGMNNVWAARYLQPNGRRRVIGSFLHGSMANALPHAIGAQLACPGRQVVSMSGDGGLSMLLGELLTVVRHRLPVKTVVFNNGALGMIKLEMLVSGYPEAEIDNGDVDYAGIARAMGIPAKRVTDPARVREVLTEALERPGPALVDVVTDPNALSIPPRITAAQLKGFALAAGRTVLSGGVGRMIDLARSNLRNIPRP; the protein is encoded by the coding sequence ATGGTCGAGGTGCTCCGGCAGGCCGGGGTGGAGCGGGTCTACGGCGTGGTGGGGGACAGCCTCAACCCGGTGGTGGACGCCATCCGCCGGGCCGAGGGGATCAGCTGGGTGCACGTCCGCAACGAGGAGGCCGGCGCCTTCGCGGCGGCCGCCGAGGCCGAGCTGAGCGGGCGGCTGGCCGTCTGCGCGGGCTCCTGCGGGCCCGGCAACACCCACCTGATCCAGGGCCTGTACGACGCCCAGCGCAGCGGCCTGCCGGTGCTGGCGCTGGCCTCGCACATCCCGTCCGGGCAGATCGGCACCGGCTTCTTCCAGGAGACCCACCCCGAGCGGGTGTTCACCGACTGCAGCAGCTGGTGCGAGACGGTGTCCACGCCCGCGCAGCTGCCCCGGCTGCTGCGGATCGCGATCCAGCACGCGCTGGGCGCGCACGGCGTCTCCGTCCTGGCCTTCCCCGGCGACATCGCCGCGCTGCCGGCCGCCGGGCCGACCGGCAGCAGCCACTTCCTCACCGAGCAGGCGGTCGCGGCGCCGCCCTGGGACCAGGTCCGGGCGCTCGCCCGCGCCCTCAACGGGGCCCGGAAGGTCACCCTGTTCTGCGGCGCGGGCGTCCGCGGGGCGCACGCCGAGGTGATGGCGGTCGCGCAGGCCCTGAACGCGCCGGTCGGGCACTCCCTGCGCGGCAAGGAATGGATCCAGTTCGACAATCCGTTCGACGTCGGCATGAGCGGCCTGCTCGGCTACGGCGCCTGCCACGAAGCGCTGCACTCCGCCGACCTGGTCGTGCTGCTCGGCACCGACTTCCCCTACGACTCCTTCCTCCCGCAGGCCCGCACCGTCCAGGTGGACCACGACGCCACCCGGCTCGGCCGCCGCACCCCGCTGGAGCTGGCCGTCCACGGCGACGTCTCGGCCACCCTGCGCGCGGTCCTGCCGCTGCTGGAGCCCAGGGACGACCGCGCCTTCCTGGACGAGCTGCTGGACAAGCACTGCCGCTCGCTGGAGGACGTCGTCGGCGCCTACACCCGGGACATCGAGAAGCACCTGCCGATCCACCCCGAGTACGTCGCCTCGGTGCTGGACGAAGTCGCCGCCGACGACGCGGTGTTCACCGTGGACACCGGGATGAACAACGTCTGGGCCGCCCGCTACCTCCAGCCCAACGGCCGCCGCCGGGTGATCGGCTCCTTCCTGCACGGCTCGATGGCCAACGCGCTGCCGCACGCGATCGGCGCCCAGCTGGCCTGCCCCGGCCGGCAGGTCGTCTCGATGTCCGGGGACGGCGGGCTCTCGATGCTGCTCGGCGAACTGCTCACGGTGGTGCGCCACCGGCTGCCGGTGAAGACGGTGGTCTTCAACAACGGCGCGCTCGGCATGATCAAGCTGGAGATGCTGGTCTCCGGCTACCCCGAGGCGGAGATCGACAACGGGGACGTGGACTACGCGGGGATCGCCCGGGCGATGGGCATCCCGGCCAAGCGCGTGACCGACCCGGCGCGGGTGCGGGAGGTGCTCACGGAGGCGCTGGAGCGGCCCGGTCCGGCGCTGGTGGACGTGGTCACCGACCCCAACGCGCTCTCCATCCCGCCGCGCATCACGGCCGCCCAGCTGAAGGGCTTCGCGCTGGCCGCCGGGCGGACGGTGCTCTCCGGCGGGGTCGGCCGCATGATCGACCTGGCCCGGAGCAACCTGCGGAACATCCCCCGCCCGTAG
- a CDS encoding LCP family protein yields MSGQWGEGPARGDDAPGALTAEGGDGGVPQPRAGGRAQARRAAQGKGGRVAGAAGADGAAAGGGRAAARNSRKPKKNVKKIVAWSAAGVLVLMAGAGGAIYLKLNANIKTFDADAIAGDRPPEAQADADGNKPVNVLLIGSDSRGKNNADLGGGEDGGARSDTTILLHVYADHKHAVGISIPRNAMVAIPSCKLPDGKWTKAATSDLFNAAFSKGESDDGNPACTQNTVEKLTGIRVDHTIVVDFQGFSAMTKAVNGVDVCLPKPIYENDINPKLPKKGAVVLPQGKQKVEGQQALNFVRLRYGIGDGSDIGRMKRQQAFLGSLASSIKSQGLNPTTLLPLADAATKSMTVDPGLGSADKLLSFGLSLKNIDMHELKFVTLPWRYRTQDKNIDIIQPDANKLWDTLKADRTIDGQNATGQQTDAPAAPTDAGSPSAPAAPTTPPAAASDPGNAAVKVSVYNGTTTTGLDGKASEALKAAKFTATKAGPAASTKYATTMIEYGSGQKANAEKVAELFPGATVEAAKSAGITVIVGKDFAAANGGGAAAPGTAAAPGTAAAPSVPAPLPTSVTNDARSADEDICADVSYG; encoded by the coding sequence ATGTCAGGTCAGTGGGGCGAGGGCCCGGCTCGTGGTGACGACGCGCCCGGCGCGCTCACGGCCGAGGGCGGCGACGGCGGGGTGCCGCAGCCGCGGGCCGGGGGCCGGGCGCAGGCGCGGCGCGCGGCGCAGGGCAAGGGGGGTCGGGTGGCCGGCGCGGCCGGCGCCGATGGGGCCGCGGCCGGCGGTGGCCGGGCGGCGGCCCGCAACAGCCGCAAGCCCAAGAAGAACGTGAAGAAGATCGTCGCCTGGTCGGCGGCCGGTGTGCTGGTGCTGATGGCCGGCGCGGGCGGCGCGATCTACCTCAAGCTCAACGCCAACATCAAGACCTTCGACGCGGACGCGATAGCCGGCGACCGGCCGCCGGAGGCGCAGGCCGACGCGGACGGCAACAAGCCGGTCAACGTCCTGCTGATCGGCTCGGACAGCCGCGGCAAGAACAACGCCGACCTGGGCGGCGGCGAGGACGGCGGCGCCCGCTCGGACACCACGATCCTGCTGCACGTCTACGCGGACCACAAGCACGCCGTCGGGATCTCCATCCCCCGCAACGCCATGGTGGCGATCCCGTCCTGCAAGCTCCCGGACGGCAAGTGGACCAAGGCCGCCACCAGCGACCTGTTCAACGCGGCGTTCTCGAAGGGCGAGAGCGACGACGGCAACCCCGCCTGCACCCAGAACACGGTGGAGAAGCTCACCGGCATCCGGGTGGACCACACCATCGTGGTGGACTTCCAGGGCTTCTCCGCGATGACGAAGGCCGTCAACGGGGTCGACGTCTGCCTGCCGAAGCCGATCTACGAGAACGACATCAACCCCAAGCTCCCCAAGAAGGGCGCCGTCGTCCTGCCGCAGGGCAAGCAGAAGGTCGAGGGCCAGCAGGCGCTGAACTTCGTCCGGCTGCGGTACGGCATCGGGGACGGCTCCGACATCGGCCGGATGAAGCGGCAACAGGCCTTCCTCGGCTCGCTCGCCTCCAGCATCAAGAGCCAGGGCCTCAACCCCACCACGCTGCTCCCGCTCGCGGACGCCGCCACCAAGTCGATGACCGTGGACCCGGGCCTCGGCTCCGCCGACAAGCTGCTCTCCTTCGGCCTCTCGCTGAAGAACATCGACATGCACGAGCTCAAGTTCGTGACGCTGCCCTGGCGCTACCGCACCCAGGACAAGAACATCGACATCATCCAGCCGGACGCCAACAAGCTCTGGGACACCCTCAAGGCCGACCGGACCATCGACGGTCAGAACGCCACCGGCCAGCAGACCGACGCGCCGGCCGCACCGACCGACGCCGGCTCGCCGAGCGCTCCGGCGGCGCCGACCACGCCGCCCGCCGCGGCCTCCGACCCGGGCAACGCCGCGGTCAAGGTGTCCGTCTACAACGGCACCACCACCACCGGGCTGGACGGCAAGGCGAGCGAGGCGCTCAAGGCGGCCAAGTTCACCGCCACCAAGGCCGGCCCGGCGGCCAGCACCAAGTACGCGACCACGATGATCGAGTACGGCTCCGGGCAGAAGGCCAACGCCGAGAAGGTCGCCGAGCTGTTCCCGGGGGCCACCGTCGAGGCGGCCAAGTCGGCCGGCATCACCGTGATCGTCGGCAAGGACTTCGCGGCGGCGAACGGCGGTGGCGCGGCCGCCCCCGGTACCGCCGCGGCCCCCGGCACCGCGGCCGCCCCCTCGGTGCCGGCCCCGCTGCCCACCAGCGTGACCAACGACGCCCGCTCGGCGGACGAGGACATCTGCGCCGACGTCTCCTACGGCTGA
- a CDS encoding helix-turn-helix domain-containing protein yields the protein MTTSPAGPSTPGDRTDDLEVAGLAARLREHRLGSRLTLEVAASRVGLSPAYLSRLETGRRQPSLPVLLGLARAYGTSVSGLLGESPAEADPVVRGGAIDPGRAGGWGYRRAGAPGRAMQALRVHVPPGVQDAVVRVHPGEEWLYVLQGRLRLTLGDRTHLLDEGDSAHFDSLTPHCIAADSADGVELLFVHTLLQSPGGELCLGGGPAAPH from the coding sequence ATGACCACCAGCCCAGCCGGCCCCTCCACCCCCGGCGACCGGACCGACGACCTGGAGGTCGCCGGCCTCGCCGCGAGGCTGCGCGAGCACCGGCTCGGCAGCCGCCTCACCCTGGAGGTCGCCGCCTCCCGGGTCGGACTCTCCCCAGCTTATCTGTCCCGGCTGGAGACCGGCCGGCGCCAGCCCTCACTGCCCGTCCTGCTCGGACTCGCCCGCGCCTACGGCACCTCCGTCTCCGGCCTCCTCGGCGAGTCCCCGGCCGAGGCGGACCCGGTGGTGCGCGGCGGCGCGATCGACCCCGGTCGCGCGGGCGGCTGGGGCTACCGCCGGGCCGGCGCGCCCGGGCGGGCGATGCAGGCGCTGCGGGTGCACGTCCCCCCGGGCGTGCAGGACGCGGTGGTCCGGGTCCACCCCGGTGAGGAGTGGCTGTACGTCCTGCAGGGCCGGCTGCGGCTGACCCTCGGCGACCGCACCCACCTGCTCGACGAGGGCGACTCCGCGCACTTCGACTCGCTCACCCCGCACTGCATCGCCGCCGACTCGGCGGACGGGGTGGAGCTGCTCTTCGTGCACACCCTGCTGCAGAGCCCCGGCGGCGAACTCTGCCTCGGCGGCGGCCCCGCAGCCCCGCACTGA